A stretch of DNA from Telopea speciosissima isolate NSW1024214 ecotype Mountain lineage chromosome 5, Tspe_v1, whole genome shotgun sequence:
TGGAAAGACAAAGTTCTGTTTACATCCTTCTTTCAACAGCACTGAACAATCCATAAACAATAAGGCCCGATCTGACACTTCAACATTTCAATTACAGTAAGAAAAATTGGGTTTCTATCTCACAACTCAGAacagaacccccccccccctcccttttctttCCCCAACACCCAAAAACTTCTACATCAATCAAACACACCAACACTAGACACAAATCCAAGCACAGAAACAAATCTTAAGACCCAATAAACAACATCAGTATCAAGCCCATGAAAGCCAGCAGCTGAATTCTTCATCACCACTGACATCAGTTACATTTTCAGGCAAGAAAATTAGTAGAATATTGGAAGGTTAGTGATTCTTCTCTGACCTATCAAAGAAATACCATGATCCGTCTTGCATGGAAGGTAAGGTGAAAAAACAAACCTTTATCTGCTCTATCTCCACTGgtggaaaacaaagaagaaacccAAACTCCTACTCTGTATAGAGAGTATAAAAATTCACTCAGGCCCTATTTCTGAATAAGGCCAGTGAATGTGTGAATAATTATCCTCTATTTACAGCTATAAGCATCCCCCAACTCCAAAATTTTTGGATCAGCTTAGTTCCTACTATACTAttttaccaccaccaccaccacctcttccTAAAATCAGTCAAGTCTGTTAAAACTCAGTATCTTATGAACAAGCTTGCCCAGATCAGTTCCTACATCGTGTTAGAGGACTTCCATCTTCCACTTAATGTTGTCATGGTTGCTAGCATGAGATTTCTCCAAAGCAGCAACTTTGGCTCGATGAGCAGCTACTGCCAAGGCCTTCCCCCTCTCACTCTTAGGGAGCTCACACGTTTCACTTACAGACCCACCTCTTATATCTGCAGGTGGAATGAAACAGTCTAGTGATAGGCCAGGGACATTAAAAGCTACTTCCTCGATACTCCATGCCTCTTCCATCCTCGTCTTAGTATGACTCATCGCCATCTCCCCAAACCTAAACAGAGTCACCACCGACCGGCCTGAGTGGGCAATCATGATCCCTTCAATGGGTCTATAATCATCAAGGAAGGTATTAAAGGTAGTTTCCCAGTACACAGTGTCACCTCCATTGGACTGGATGCGGGTGAGATGAGAGTCTTCCATGTGTACAAGAAGGCCCGTTCTCTGGCTGAAGTAGCCAAACAAGACATGCCTTATGATCTCTGCTGGACCTTCACTCCTTGCTTTCAATGTTTGCGGATCTGCACATAGCTTGAGGATGAAGCAATCCTCTCCATTAATCCTCTTCTCTCCAATGCACCGAGCATCCGCAAACATGCTAGCAGTGGTTCTGGGATCAAGACCCtgcaaaataatgaaaaaagcCACATTAGGAAAATGATGAATTGGCTAACAACAAAATCAAACTACAGTTAAAGCAGAAGAGGTGAACCAACATAGCCCCAACTTCACCTGTAGTGCACGGCGTAGAGGTCTAACAGGGCCTTTTGCAGCATGTGCACCAAGCCAGGGGGTATGCCTCCAAACGAGCTTTCCATTGCAGCCAGCATGAACCTTGCTACCACCAACCGCGAGTTCCACATACCACATGTCAGGATTCATCTGCCACAGGACAAACCCACCTGATTCAGCTGCTCGGGATGCATTCCGATTCTTCACAACTTTGGTGGCCGTCTCGAATTCTGAGGCTACCATTTTCAACTTCCCCATGGCATAGGCATTGCG
This window harbors:
- the LOC122662454 gene encoding uncharacterized protein LOC122662454; protein product: MERKQGFFSALKNEVVRGLSPARSRTRSPARSGSPMSGLLRRRKQHVSRPPETLIARSGSLRPPGETLTPLMEGPDPEGCDGGGDSKREGWGHWMIGQLSRAPSVSSSPYNRSDLRLLLGVMGAPLAPVHVCSTDPLPHLSIKDTPIETSSAQYILQQYMAASGGQKLRNSIRNAYAMGKLKMVASEFETATKVVKNRNASRAAESGGFVLWQMNPDMWYVELAVGGSKVHAGCNGKLVWRHTPWLGAHAAKGPVRPLRRALQGLDPRTTASMFADARCIGEKRINGEDCFILKLCADPQTLKARSEGPAEIIRHVLFGYFSQRTGLLVHMEDSHLTRIQSNGGDTVYWETTFNTFLDDYRPIEGIMIAHSGRSVVTLFRFGEMAMSHTKTRMEEAWSIEEVAFNVPGLSLDCFIPPADIRGGSVSETCELPKSERGKALAVAAHRAKVAALEKSHASNHDNIKWKMEVL